The window CCGACGAGGTGTTCCAGCGCATCATCGCCGCCGCCGACGAGGAAGTCACCTCCGGCGGCCGGGAACTCCTCTTCAGCGGCATCGCCGCCGGCTTCGCCATCAGCATCACGTTCCTGCTATACGCGTCGATGTCCGCGGCGAGCGACAGCAAGGTCATCGGCGCGATGCTCTATCCGCTCGGCTTCATCTACATCATCATCGGCGGCTACCAACTGTACACCGAGAACACGCTGCCGCCCGTCGCGCTGACCATCGAACGCCTCGCGAGCCTGCCAACGCTGCTCCGTCACTGGACCATCGTTCTCGCCGGGAACTTCATCGGCGGCGCGGCCGGTGCCGTGGTGCTCACATACGGCGGCGTCTTCGAACCCGCGGCCGCCGAGGAAGCCCTCTATATCGCCCGCAAGGGCGCCTTCGAGACCGCGTGGTGGTCGCTGTTCTTCAAGGCGCTTTTCGCCGGGCTCATCGTCGCTGGCGTCGTCTGGGTCAGTTTCGCCTCCCGCGACACCATCTCACGGATGGTGGTCGTCTATCTCGCGTTCCTCGGGATTCCGCTCGGTAACCTCTTCCACGTCGTCGTCTCCTTTACCGAAGCGCTCTACCTGATGTTCCACGGCGAGTTGGCCTTCGTCCCCGGGATGACCGGCTTCGTGTTGCCCGTCCTGTTGGGCAACACCATCGGCGGAATCGTACTCGTCACCGTCGTCAACTACTTCCAGACGAGCGAGCAGCGGCTCGAATCCGCGCGGTTCGAGGGTATCGAACGCCGGTTATCGCCGGCCGAGTGGATGCTCGGTCGCGTGGCCGGCCGTTCGTACGTGCCCATCCTCGACCCCTCCGAGACGGACCTGACAGAGGAAGGCGACTACCGTATCATGGTGCCCATCTCGAATCCCCGGACCGAGTCCCGGACCGTCGAACTCGCGTGCATGCTCGCCAGCAGCCACGAGAACGCCGTCGTTCACGCCGTTCACGTGGTACAGGCGCCTGAGCGGATGTCGCTGGGAAGTAAACAGCGCCGCCGCATCACGGCTGCCTCCGAGAAGCAACTCGAAACCCTCCGCGACGACGCCGCGGCGTACGACATCACCTTCGAGACGTCGACGACGGTTACGCACCGCTCGTTCGAGGAGGTGTTCAACATCGCCCGCCGGACGGACCCCGACCTCGTGTTGATGGGCTGGACCCATGGCCGCCTGTGGAGCGCCGCCCGCGCCGAACGGCCGCTGGCGGAGTTGACCAACCAACTGCCCTGCGATTTCCTCGTCGTCAAGGACCGCGGGCTGGACACCTCGAAGTTCCTCCTGCCGACGGCGGGCGGCCCCGACTCCGACCTGAGCGCCGAGGTGGCCCGCGGCCTGCAGGAGATCGCCGACACCGAGGTGACGATACTCCACGTCGTCGATGGCCCCGAGGACAAGGAGGCCGGCAAGCGGTTCATCCGTGAGTGGGCGGTCGACCGCGGCCTCAGTGACGCGGACATCATCGTCGACGACTCCGGTGACGTCGAGGGGGCTATCGAACGCGAGGCCGAGAATCACACCATCGTCGCCCTCGGTGCGACCGAGCAGGGCCTGCTCTCGCGACTGGTCACCGAGACGCTCCATCTCGACGTCGTCGGCGAGGTCGACTGCTCGATAATGCTCTCGGAGCGACCCTCCGAGCGGTCCATCCTCGAACGCCTCTTCGGGAGCAGTCACCGCGAAAAGCCGGAGAAGGCGGAGCCCTGACTCCCCGACCGGAAATCCGGGTATAAAAGTATCCCCGTCGCCCACCTCCGAACGTGTCCCACGAAGAACGGCTGGTCGGCGGGTACACCGGACGGATGCTGGCGGTGTTGGTGCTGGCGTGGGCTACCCTGCAGTTGGCCCGGTTCGCGATTCCGCCGCTGTTGCCGGAGGTTCGGGCGGACCTCTCGATGTCGCTTACCGAGGCCGGCATCGCGATGACGGTTCTACAGGGCGTCTATGCCGTCTTCCAGTATCCGAGCGGCCGTCTCTCGGACAGTTGGAGTCGGGCGACCCTCCTCGCGCCGTCGTTTCTCGTCCTCGCGGTCGGTTGTGTCCTCATGGGCGGCGCGCGCGGCTTCCTGTTTTTCGTCGCCGGCACGGCCGTTTTCGGCCTCGGAAAGGGCCTCTATGCCATCCCCTCGCGGGCGGTGCTTTCGGACCTGTTCGTCGAGCGACGGGGCCGCGCGCTGGGCGTCTTCAGCGCGGGCACCGACCTCGGCGGCGTCCTCGCCTCGATTGCCGCCGCGGCCGCCATCGCCTACGCGACGTGGCGGGTCGTCTTCGTTCCCGTCGCGGTACTGTTGGTCGCCCTGCTCGTGCTTTTCGTCGTCTGGAATCGCGAGGAATACGTCGTCCACGATTCGGACCTCGAAATCCTCGCGACGGCCCGGCGCCTGCTGGCGACGCCCCGACAGCGCTGGACTATCGTCGCCTTCGTCTGCTTTTACTTCATGGTCAACGGCGTGTTGAACTTCCTGCCGGAGTATCTCCGTGAGGCGAAGGACTTCTCGCCGGCGCTGGCCAGCGGCACCTACGCCCTGCTTTTCGCCTTCGGACTGTTCATCAAACCCACCTCGGGCGCGCTCAGCGACCGCTTTGCGCGACACACCGTCGCCGTCGTCGGGATGGTACTGGCCGCCGCGTCGCTGGCGCTGCTCGTCGTCGCTGGGGCGTTCGTCGGCGTCGTCGCCGCCATCGTCCTCTTTGCCTTCGGCTACAAGGCGCAGTTTCCCGTCATCGACGCCATCCTGCTGGACGCCGCCCCCGACGCCAAGACGGGCGCGGACCTCGGCGCGGCCCGGACCCTCTTTTTAGGTATTGGCAGCCTCGGCCCCACCTTCGTCGGCGTCGTCGCCGAACGGATGAACTTCACCGTCGCTTTTGCCGGTCTCGCGGGGACGCTCGTCGTCGCCGCAGCCATCCTGCTGTGGATGGGCAAGGAGTGAGCGACCCCTACGTCAGCAGGCGCCGGACGTGGGTCCCGTACTCGTCGGGGACCTCCTCGCGGAGCCGTTCGAGGTCCGTCTCGCCGTCGTGATTGACCAGATAACAGCGGCCGCGCGTTTCCCCATAGACGCCCTGAAAATCGTATACGAAGCCGAAAACCGTCGTCTCGTCGGGCACTTCTTCGTTCGACTGGAGGTAGGCCACCTGCCGGTCGACGTTGTATTCGACCAGTTGGTCGACGAGGTTGCCGTCCCCGTCGGCCTCGATGCGCGGGTCATCGAGACCGTCCTCGATGACCGAGCGGAGCCAACTGACGCGCTGTCTGATGCCGGGGGGCAACTCCCCGTCCGTCTCGCCGTGGACGTCGTCCAGCGTGGCGGTAATCGCGCCACAACCGGTGTGGCCGACGACGGCGGCGGTGTCGGTCTCCGTATAGCGGAGCGGGTAGAGGACGTCGCCGTTGACGACCCGCTCGTCGCCGACGGCGTCCCACGTCTGATTGCCGATATTGGCGACCGAAAAGAGCCAGCCCGGTTCGTCGACGTCCCACATGCCCTCCTGTGAGACCCGCGAGTCAGAACAGCAGACCGAGACCATCGCGGGCGACTGGACCTCCTCGACCGCCGAGAAATGGTGTTCGGGGAGCGATTCGACGTGCCGCCGGTTTCGTGCTAGCAGTTCAGCGAGGGTGGTTCGTGGCATTGTCGCCGTCGTCGTGCTCTCCTCGCGCCTCTCAGGAGCCGAGAGTGGTGGCGCGGCGGTCCGAGCCGAGAGTCGACTGAAGCATACAGAGCCGAAGTACCTTATATTTTCGAGGAGAAGCAGGGGGTATGCCGGACTACGACCCCGACGACGTCGACCGGGAAATCCTCTATGCGCTCCAGGAGGACGCTCGAAACCTCTCCTCGGGCGAGATCGCCGAGCGCACCGAGGCCTCGTCGAGTACCGTCCGCAAACGGATCCAGCGGCTGGAGTCCGAGGGCATCATCAAGGGGTACAGCGCCGATATCGACTACCAGCAATCCGGTTATCCCCTCCGGATGCTCCTCTTCTGTACGGCCCCGATTCCGGACCGTGGCGAACTCATCGACGATATCCTCGATATTCCCGGCGTCGTCTCGGTGCAGGAACTGGTTACCGGCGAGGAGAACCTGCTGGTCACGGCCGTCGGCGAGAACGACGGCGACATCACGCCCGTCGCCCAGAAACTCCTCGAAATGGGCCTGACCGTCGCCGACGAGGTACTCGTCCGGAGCCACGAGACGACACCGTTCGACGACTTCACGTCCCGGGACGCCGACGAGTAGCCCGTTCGACGCAAGGGCGAACAGTTCGTTCTCCCACTCCGTCTTTCGTATCGGACTGTTCGATATGGGTGGTTTTATATTCCGGTCTGGCGCAACGCTGAACCAGATACCCCCGTTCCAGCTATGATACGTGATGCTCCGGTCGGGCGATTCGGTAGCGATACTGGCCGCGTTGAGGCGGCTCGCCGGTTATCCGATGACTGCGCGCACGTATTGAGCACGAACCTGATGGGTCCCACCGCGAGCCACGACGGCTCGTCACCCTCGCCGTCTCCTTTCCCAACCGTCAATATTTGACCAATCTGTTCAAAAATCATTATAGTTAGAACAAATTGGTCGTATCGGTAGGTATATTAACCGGACTGTTCATAGACGAAGTAGAACCAGTCGCTCCGTTCGAAGCCTCCGACGACGCACCGGGAACGGGGCACGGCTGGACGGACGACGAATCAGAAGGATGACCGGACAACCACACTCGAACGACGGCGTACAACTCCCCGAAACACCTTCCCCGACGTCGGTCGTGCCGCGAGCGTCGACGTACGGTGTCTGGGCGCTCTTCGTCGCCTGTCTCGGGATGCTCGTCCTCTCGGTGTGGCGCGGCTACGAGTGGGGCATCCCGGGCTACGTCGTCATCGACGGCCTGACGGTGGTGATGTGGGTCGTCATCTCGTTTTTCAGCGGCATCGTCCACTCCTACTCCCGCCGCTACATGGCCGGCGACAGCAACCTCGACGGCTTCTTCGGGCGGATTCTGGTCTTCACGCTCGCGGTCATGACCATGACGGCGGCCGACCACGTGCTGGGGTTCGTCGCCGCGTGGCTGGTGATGGGGCTGACGATGGCCTCGCTCATCGGCCACGTTCGTGGCTGGGAGCAGGCACAGGCCGCCGCGTCGATAGCCCGCCGGTATTTCCTCGCCAGTAGCGGTCTGCTCGCCGTCGGCCTGACGGCGCTGGTCTGGACGACGGGTACGACCTCCATCACCGGGATTCTCGGGCAGGCCGAGAGCCTCCCGCCGCGTTTCTCGCTTCTCGCCGTCGGGGCGATTTTCCTCGCCGCGATACTCCAGTCGGCGCTGTTCCCCTTCCAGAACTGGCTGCTCTCCTCGATGACCGCGCCCACGCCCGCGTCGGCGCTGATGCACGCCGGCTTCGTCAACGCCGGCGGCATCCTGCTGACGCGCTTTGCCCCGCTGTTCGCCGAGGACCTCGCGGTCATGTCCGTCATCGTCGTGGTCGGCGCCGTCAGCGCCCTGCTGGGACAGGCCCTCCTGCTCGTCCAGCCCGATATCAAGCGCAAACTCGGCGCCTCGACGGTCGCCCAGATGGGCTTTATGATACTGCAATGCGGCCTCGGCTTCTTCGCGGCCGCCATCACACATCTCATCCTCCACGGTTTCTACAAGGCGTATCTGTTCCTCTCTTCGGGCGCGACCGTCGAACCGACGGCCCCATCCGGCTCGAAACGCGCCAGCCTCGGCTTTCTCGGCCTCGGGGTCAGTCTCCTCACGGCAGTCGGCGGCGGCGTCCTCTTCATGACGCTTACCGGGAAAGGAACGAATCTGGACTCCGGCCTCGTCCTGACGCTCGTGGTCGTCCTGACGACGCTGCACGCCGCGCGGGACATCCTCCGCCGGTCGAAACTGTCGCCGCCGCTCAGACTGGTCAGCGTCCCCCTCGTCGTCATGTCGGCTATCGGCATCTACAGCGTCATGTTCAACAGCATCTCCGCGCTGCTGTCGGAGGTGCCGATGACGACGGCACCGACCGAACTCACGGTCGTCCACGGCGCGGTCGCCGCCGCCTTCGTCGTCGCGTATCTGGCGACCGAACTCGGCTGGCATCGCTCCAGCAGGCGGCTCTACGTGGCGCTGCTGAACCTCTCACAGCCGAATCCGGACACCATGCTGACCCAGAAGGAGGATTACAATGACGCATAAAACGACCCTCGACGAACGCATCGACCACGCAGCCCAGTCCGTCGGCTCCGTCTGGCCGCTCCACTCGTTCGTGACGGCCAACCCGCTGTCCGGGCTCGAAGACCAGCCGTTTCACGAGGCCGTCAGCGAGGCCGAAGGGCTCTTCGGCGGTCGGGGCTATCCGCACGCTTCCGTCTTCGAGCAGGCCTGGGCGGACGGCCGCATCGACCCCGAGATACTGGCCGCCGAACTGGACGCTCACGGTATCGATAGGGAGCCCGAGGCGCTCCTGGCGGAGATGGCCGAGGCCGAGGAGGAGGCCGAGTCGGACACCGAAACGGACCCCGCGACCGATGCGGTCGACCGGGTCATCTCGAAGTGGCTCTCGGTCTTCCTCGACCAGGGCAACGCCCAGTGGGCGATGCCGGACCGCGAGGACGGCTTCTATACGGCCTGGCGCGCGGTGGCGCCGTACGACGACGAGATTCCCGGCTGTGAGTCCCCATCGGACCTCCCCGAAACGCCAAAAGACGCGCTGGAAGCGGTCCTCGCCGACTACTCGCAGGACCGCTGGGAGACGATTCTCGAACACCACCTCGCCGCGCTGCCCGGCTGGACGGGCTTCATCAAACAGCGCGCCGATGGCGATGGCGACCCCTGGCAGTCGACGTATCCGATAACGCTCACCGAATACCTCGCGGTCCGCCTGACGCTGGCCGACCTGCTGGATGCACCCATCGAACCGGATGACACCGACGGTGCCGACGCGGCGTCCGAGGACACGGACGACGTACCGCTGCCCGAACTCTGGCTGCACGCGTGGGAGAAGAGCCACCGGGAGCGCCTCGTCGAAGTGACCGCCGAACCGGACGACGAATCGGCCTCGGAGGCGGACGCCCGCCCGGCCGCCCAGTTGGTGTTCTGTATCGACACCCGTTCGGAAATCATCCGCCGGCACATCGAAGCCGCCGGCCCCTACGAGACCCACGGCTACGCGGGCTTTTTCGGGATTCCGATGCGCTATGAGGGCTACGACGCCGACGTCAGCATCGACGCCTGTCCGCCCATCGTCGACCCCGAACACTACGTTACCGACCGTCCGGACCCAAACGAGGCCGATAGCCGCGACGTCTACGACCAGTGGACACGGCTGGTGTCGGCCGGCCGCAAACACCTCAAGACACTCAAGAGCAACGTCGCGGCGGCCTTCACGTTCGTCGAGGGCGCCGGGACTACTTACGGTGCGGCCATGGCGACGCGGACGCTGCTGCCTTCCGCGGTGTACGACGGGATGAAGGCCGTCGATAGCGCCGTTCCCAGCACCCCCGAGTTCGCCACGCCGACGCTGGACCGGCCGGCGGACCACGACCACGACCACGGCGACCTCCCGCAGGGGATGACACTGGAGGAGAAGGTCACCTACGCGCAGAACGCCTTCGAGTTGATGGGCTGGGAGGAGTTCGCCCGCCTCGTCGTCTTCACGGGCCACGCCAGCCAGACGACGAACAACCCGTTCGATTCGAGTCTGGACTGTGGGGCCTGCGCCGGCAACCCCGGTGGTCCCAACGCCCGCGTGCTCACGACAATCTGCAACGACGAGGCCGTCAAGGCCGAACTCCGTGACCGCGGCATCGAGGTTCCCGAGGAGACCGTATTCCTCGGGGCCGAACACAACACGACCACCGACGAGATAACCCTCTTCGACAGCGAGGTGCCCGAAAGCCACCAGGACGACGTCGAGAGTCTGCGCGAGGACCTCGAAACCGCGCGGGCCGGCGCGACGGCCGAACGCGCCGACTCGATGGCCGCTGAGACGGACGATGGCGTCCGGGACACCCAGCGCCGTGCGGCCGACTGGGCGGAGACGCGCCCCGAGTGGGGGCTCGCCGGTAACTCTTCGTTCGTTATCGGTCCCCGCGAGTTGACCGAAGGCGAGGACCTCGATGGCCGTGCGTTCCTCCACTCCTACGACTGGACGACCGACCCCGACGGCGAGGCCCTCGAAGCCATCATGACCGGGCCGCTGGTGGTCACCCAGTGGATCAACAACCAGTATTACTTCGCGACGGTCGACAACGCCGTCTACGGCAGCGGTTCGAAGGTGACCCAGAACCCGGTCGGAAACGTCGGCGTCTACCAGGGCAACGGTGGCGACCTGATGACCGGCCTCCCGCTGCAGTCGCTGTATGCGGACGCCGACCAGCCGTACCACCAGCCCCTGCGCCTGACGGCGGTCATCCACGCGCCGGTCGAACAGGTCAACGACATCCTCCGCGAACACGAGCAACTCCAGCAACTGCTCGACAACGGCTGGATTCGGTTGACGGTGCTGGACCCCGAGCAGGACAACGCGCCGGTCCACTACGAGGAAGACCTCGAATGGACGCCGACGCAGGGCGAAACACCCACCGTCGAGGAGCCGATGGTCGTAGGTGGCGCTGCTGACTAAGCCGTTCCCCCGTTACTGCGGTTCGATTCTGATAACGCGGTCGTCGTCGTCCTTCGGGAACTCCTGAATCGTCCGGCCGTCGCGGTTCGACGTGAGCAGGTAGAGTGCACCCTCGGGTCCGACCTCGACGTGGCGCAATCGCCCGTATTCGCCGTCGTAGAACTGGTGGACCGTCACCGTGTAGCGGTCGTCCAGCCAGTCGGCATCGAAGCGGTTGCCGCCCGGCGGACTCGCCCCGTTGGCCGACAGCGTCACACAAAACAGCGTCTGCGAACGCAGCCCGGCGACGAACAGGCGGTTGTGCCACGCCGGTATCGCCTCTTGCTTATAAAAAGCGATGCCGGAGGGCGCCCACGTTCCCAGTTCCCCGGTG of the Natronomonas halophila genome contains:
- a CDS encoding formate/nitrite transporter family protein; translated protein: MDDSDRSPPGNGDVDEIRQEELDESVREAIERSKLGAPAVGEAVRDRFSADEVFQRIIAAADEEVTSGGRELLFSGIAAGFAISITFLLYASMSAASDSKVIGAMLYPLGFIYIIIGGYQLYTENTLPPVALTIERLASLPTLLRHWTIVLAGNFIGGAAGAVVLTYGGVFEPAAAEEALYIARKGAFETAWWSLFFKALFAGLIVAGVVWVSFASRDTISRMVVVYLAFLGIPLGNLFHVVVSFTEALYLMFHGELAFVPGMTGFVLPVLLGNTIGGIVLVTVVNYFQTSEQRLESARFEGIERRLSPAEWMLGRVAGRSYVPILDPSETDLTEEGDYRIMVPISNPRTESRTVELACMLASSHENAVVHAVHVVQAPERMSLGSKQRRRITAASEKQLETLRDDAAAYDITFETSTTVTHRSFEEVFNIARRTDPDLVLMGWTHGRLWSAARAERPLAELTNQLPCDFLVVKDRGLDTSKFLLPTAGGPDSDLSAEVARGLQEIADTEVTILHVVDGPEDKEAGKRFIREWAVDRGLSDADIIVDDSGDVEGAIEREAENHTIVALGATEQGLLSRLVTETLHLDVVGEVDCSIMLSERPSERSILERLFGSSHREKPEKAEP
- a CDS encoding MFS transporter produces the protein MLAVLVLAWATLQLARFAIPPLLPEVRADLSMSLTEAGIAMTVLQGVYAVFQYPSGRLSDSWSRATLLAPSFLVLAVGCVLMGGARGFLFFVAGTAVFGLGKGLYAIPSRAVLSDLFVERRGRALGVFSAGTDLGGVLASIAAAAAIAYATWRVVFVPVAVLLVALLVLFVVWNREEYVVHDSDLEILATARRLLATPRQRWTIVAFVCFYFMVNGVLNFLPEYLREAKDFSPALASGTYALLFAFGLFIKPTSGALSDRFARHTVAVVGMVLAAASLALLVVAGAFVGVVAAIVLFAFGYKAQFPVIDAILLDAAPDAKTGADLGAARTLFLGIGSLGPTFVGVVAERMNFTVAFAGLAGTLVVAAAILLWMGKE
- a CDS encoding carbonic anhydrase, producing MPRTTLAELLARNRRHVESLPEHHFSAVEEVQSPAMVSVCCSDSRVSQEGMWDVDEPGWLFSVANIGNQTWDAVGDERVVNGDVLYPLRYTETDTAAVVGHTGCGAITATLDDVHGETDGELPPGIRQRVSWLRSVIEDGLDDPRIEADGDGNLVDQLVEYNVDRQVAYLQSNEEVPDETTVFGFVYDFQGVYGETRGRCYLVNHDGETDLERLREEVPDEYGTHVRRLLT
- a CDS encoding Lrp/AsnC family transcriptional regulator, which codes for MPDYDPDDVDREILYALQEDARNLSSGEIAERTEASSSTVRKRIQRLESEGIIKGYSADIDYQQSGYPLRMLLFCTAPIPDRGELIDDILDIPGVVSVQELVTGEENLLVTAVGENDGDITPVAQKLLEMGLTVADEVLVRSHETTPFDDFTSRDADE
- a CDS encoding proton-conducting transporter membrane subunit: MTGQPHSNDGVQLPETPSPTSVVPRASTYGVWALFVACLGMLVLSVWRGYEWGIPGYVVIDGLTVVMWVVISFFSGIVHSYSRRYMAGDSNLDGFFGRILVFTLAVMTMTAADHVLGFVAAWLVMGLTMASLIGHVRGWEQAQAAASIARRYFLASSGLLAVGLTALVWTTGTTSITGILGQAESLPPRFSLLAVGAIFLAAILQSALFPFQNWLLSSMTAPTPASALMHAGFVNAGGILLTRFAPLFAEDLAVMSVIVVVGAVSALLGQALLLVQPDIKRKLGASTVAQMGFMILQCGLGFFAAAITHLILHGFYKAYLFLSSGATVEPTAPSGSKRASLGFLGLGVSLLTAVGGGVLFMTLTGKGTNLDSGLVLTLVVVLTTLHAARDILRRSKLSPPLRLVSVPLVVMSAIGIYSVMFNSISALLSEVPMTTAPTELTVVHGAVAAAFVVAYLATELGWHRSSRRLYVALLNLSQPNPDTMLTQKEDYNDA
- a CDS encoding DUF2309 domain-containing protein, with protein sequence MTHKTTLDERIDHAAQSVGSVWPLHSFVTANPLSGLEDQPFHEAVSEAEGLFGGRGYPHASVFEQAWADGRIDPEILAAELDAHGIDREPEALLAEMAEAEEEAESDTETDPATDAVDRVISKWLSVFLDQGNAQWAMPDREDGFYTAWRAVAPYDDEIPGCESPSDLPETPKDALEAVLADYSQDRWETILEHHLAALPGWTGFIKQRADGDGDPWQSTYPITLTEYLAVRLTLADLLDAPIEPDDTDGADAASEDTDDVPLPELWLHAWEKSHRERLVEVTAEPDDESASEADARPAAQLVFCIDTRSEIIRRHIEAAGPYETHGYAGFFGIPMRYEGYDADVSIDACPPIVDPEHYVTDRPDPNEADSRDVYDQWTRLVSAGRKHLKTLKSNVAAAFTFVEGAGTTYGAAMATRTLLPSAVYDGMKAVDSAVPSTPEFATPTLDRPADHDHDHGDLPQGMTLEEKVTYAQNAFELMGWEEFARLVVFTGHASQTTNNPFDSSLDCGACAGNPGGPNARVLTTICNDEAVKAELRDRGIEVPEETVFLGAEHNTTTDEITLFDSEVPESHQDDVESLREDLETARAGATAERADSMAAETDDGVRDTQRRAADWAETRPEWGLAGNSSFVIGPRELTEGEDLDGRAFLHSYDWTTDPDGEALEAIMTGPLVVTQWINNQYYFATVDNAVYGSGSKVTQNPVGNVGVYQGNGGDLMTGLPLQSLYADADQPYHQPLRLTAVIHAPVEQVNDILREHEQLQQLLDNGWIRLTVLDPEQDNAPVHYEEDLEWTPTQGETPTVEEPMVVGGAAD